A window of Streptomyces gilvosporeus contains these coding sequences:
- a CDS encoding GNAT family N-acetyltransferase, whose protein sequence is MSASVSPSPTQSPAEPHLLDNAVWAALTGPHARFAERVGRAARYPLDVCPFTALADPADPVAWDDLAELVGPETVTPVTGVRAVPDGWEIVERGQGVQLVDTGLRAEPAPEAVRLGLDDIPEILDLVALTTPGPFLPRTVELGVYLGIRHRGRLIAMAGERVHPPGWTEISAVCTHPTHRGQGLATRLVRAVAAGIRARGEIPFLHALASNTNAIRLYESIGFTLRRRTDFVLVRTPGRHPDPTP, encoded by the coding sequence ATGTCCGCCAGCGTTTCTCCTTCTCCCACGCAGAGCCCGGCCGAACCGCACCTCCTGGACAACGCCGTCTGGGCCGCGCTGACCGGCCCGCATGCCCGGTTCGCCGAGCGCGTCGGCCGCGCCGCCCGCTATCCCCTGGACGTCTGCCCCTTCACCGCCCTCGCCGACCCGGCCGACCCGGTGGCCTGGGACGACCTGGCCGAGCTGGTCGGCCCGGAGACCGTCACCCCCGTCACGGGAGTGCGGGCCGTCCCCGACGGATGGGAGATCGTGGAGCGAGGGCAGGGCGTTCAACTGGTCGACACCGGGCTACGCGCCGAACCCGCACCCGAAGCGGTGCGGCTCGGGCTCGACGACATCCCCGAGATCCTGGACCTGGTCGCCCTGACCACACCGGGCCCCTTCCTGCCCCGCACCGTCGAACTCGGCGTCTACCTCGGCATCCGGCACCGCGGACGGCTCATCGCCATGGCTGGGGAACGCGTGCATCCGCCGGGCTGGACGGAGATCAGCGCCGTCTGCACCCACCCGACACACCGTGGGCAGGGCCTGGCCACGCGGCTGGTCCGAGCGGTGGCGGCCGGGATCAGGGCACGCGGGGAGATCCCCTTCCTCCACGCACTCGCGAGCAACACCAACGCCATCCGCCTCTACGAGTCCATCGGCTTCACCCTGCGCCGCCGTACGGACTTCGTGCTGGTGCGCACCCCTGGTCGTCATCCGGATCCGACGCCTTGA
- a CDS encoding DUF485 domain-containing protein, with amino-acid sequence MTRDMRPPPPPPSAPTTGHGLSAPFAKAGGQPLCDPAGEPDFAAIQASPEFTRLRRRLRLFVFPMSALFFCWYLTFALLSAYGHEFMGRKAVGEINVGTLFGLLQFLSTIMIVVTYARFAKKRLDPQVDRIREQVRADAEGGRK; translated from the coding sequence ATGACGAGAGACATGCGGCCTCCCCCTCCACCCCCATCGGCGCCGACCACCGGCCACGGTTTATCGGCCCCTTTCGCTAAAGCCGGCGGCCAGCCCTTGTGCGACCCGGCAGGCGAGCCCGACTTTGCGGCGATCCAGGCCAGCCCGGAGTTCACCCGGCTTCGCCGACGGCTGCGGCTGTTCGTCTTTCCGATGAGCGCGCTTTTCTTTTGCTGGTATCTCACCTTCGCCCTGTTGTCCGCCTACGGTCATGAATTCATGGGGCGCAAAGCGGTCGGCGAGATCAATGTGGGGACCCTCTTCGGCCTGCTGCAATTCCTGTCCACGATCATGATCGTCGTGACCTATGCGCGCTTCGCCAAGAAGCGGCTCGACCCCCAGGTCGACCGGATACGCGAGCAGGTGCGGGCCGACGCGGAGGGTGGCAGAAAGTGA
- a CDS encoding cation acetate symporter: MVSIAAGTTGSPTLNVTVFVAFVCITLYVVYRASGSSPTASDYYAAGSGFSGMQNGIALSGDFLSAASFLGISGAIAVHGYDGFLYSVGWLVAWLVALLLIGERLRNTGRFTVGDVMAFRMKQRPVRAAAANATLVITFFYMLAQMAGAGGLIALLLNVHSKGGQALVITAVGLVMVFYVLVGGMKGTTWVQIIKATLLLLCVAFISVFILGKFGFSLSGLLEHAAQNSPLGERLLEPGGWYGQNAMGKLDFVSLALSLVLGISSLPHVLMRFYTVPDAKEARRSVVWCSWSMFTFYLGILIVGYAATALVGSDKILAAPGGENSAAPLLAFRIGGAVLLGVVSAVAFATILAVVAGLTLAASASFAHDVYANVLRHGKADPRSEVRVARLTAIVIGFLAIIGGIVANGQNVAFLVSLALALAASANLSTMLYSLYWKRFNTTGTLWSIYGGLVSGLLLIAFSPAMSGTPTSIVKGVDFHWFPLTNPGIVSIPLSFLCGFLGTVLSKQPADPDKQAEMEVRALTGIGAKR; the protein is encoded by the coding sequence ATGGTGTCGATCGCGGCCGGCACGACCGGCAGTCCGACGCTCAACGTGACCGTATTTGTCGCCTTCGTCTGCATCACCTTGTACGTGGTCTACCGGGCCAGCGGCAGCAGCCCCACCGCCTCCGACTACTACGCGGCAGGCAGCGGTTTCAGCGGGATGCAGAACGGCATCGCGCTGTCCGGCGACTTCCTCTCCGCGGCCTCCTTTCTCGGAATTTCGGGAGCAATCGCCGTGCACGGCTACGACGGGTTCCTCTACTCCGTCGGTTGGTTGGTCGCCTGGCTGGTTGCTCTGCTGCTCATCGGCGAACGGCTGCGTAATACCGGCCGGTTCACCGTGGGCGATGTGATGGCCTTCCGCATGAAACAGCGCCCGGTACGGGCGGCGGCGGCCAACGCCACCCTGGTCATCACGTTCTTCTACATGCTGGCCCAGATGGCCGGCGCGGGCGGTCTGATCGCCCTGCTGCTCAATGTGCACAGCAAGGGCGGGCAGGCCCTGGTCATCACGGCCGTCGGCCTCGTCATGGTCTTCTACGTCCTGGTCGGCGGCATGAAGGGCACGACCTGGGTGCAGATCATCAAGGCCACCCTGCTGCTGCTCTGCGTGGCCTTCATCAGCGTCTTCATCCTCGGCAAGTTCGGCTTCAGCTTGTCCGGACTGCTGGAGCATGCGGCGCAGAACAGCCCCTTGGGCGAGCGCCTGCTGGAACCAGGCGGCTGGTACGGCCAGAACGCGATGGGCAAGCTCGACTTCGTCTCGCTGGCCCTGTCGCTGGTCCTCGGCATCTCCAGCCTTCCGCATGTGCTGATGCGCTTCTACACCGTGCCGGACGCCAAGGAGGCACGCAGGTCGGTGGTGTGGTGCTCCTGGTCGATGTTCACGTTCTACCTGGGGATCCTCATCGTCGGATACGCCGCCACCGCACTGGTGGGCTCGGACAAGATCTTGGCCGCCCCGGGCGGGGAGAACTCCGCGGCACCGCTGCTCGCCTTCCGGATCGGCGGCGCGGTGCTGCTCGGCGTGGTTTCCGCGGTGGCCTTCGCCACCATCCTGGCGGTGGTCGCCGGTCTGACGCTCGCCGCTTCCGCATCGTTCGCGCACGACGTCTACGCCAACGTACTCAGGCACGGCAAGGCAGACCCGCGGTCCGAAGTACGGGTCGCCCGCCTGACGGCGATAGTGATCGGTTTCCTGGCCATCATCGGCGGCATCGTGGCCAACGGGCAGAACGTCGCCTTCCTGGTATCGCTGGCCCTGGCGCTCGCCGCGTCCGCGAACCTGTCCACCATGCTCTACTCCCTTTACTGGAAGCGGTTCAACACCACGGGGACGCTGTGGAGCATCTATGGCGGGCTGGTGTCCGGACTGCTGCTGATCGCCTTCTCACCTGCGATGTCAGGCACGCCCACATCCATCGTCAAGGGCGTCGACTTCCACTGGTTCCCGCTCACCAACCCGGGCATCGTGTCGATTCCGCTCTCCTTCCTCTGCGGGTTCCTGGGCACGGTACTCAGCAAGCAACCGGCGGACCCCGACAAGCAGGCGGAGATGGAGGTACGAGCACTGACCGGCATCGGCGCCAAGCGCTAG
- a CDS encoding amino acid ABC transporter permease, translating to MSESPGAAVSLASAPPAAETAVPSTEPRTARPAEAELPGDNTAPRPLAAQRVLPLRRPGRWIATAIVLVLVAQIVHGLVTNPFYQWDRFQYWFLRPTILDGLLITLQVTAYSAVLGLLGGILIALGRLSRSPVLRAVSWTYTWLFRSVPLIVVLLFLYNFSALYKTLSLGVPFGPAFFTFDESRLATDIVVAVVGLSLNEAAYASEVVRSGILAVDQGQHEAASALGLPKSYQFTKIVFPQALRSITPNYVNLLINLIKSTSLVFYVSLLDLFGSAQSMGSTYPGDIVPLLLVATVWYLILTSAVSVIQFYVERYVARGATRTLPPTPLQKLRAGLRDLRARARREAAI from the coding sequence ATGAGTGAATCCCCCGGCGCTGCGGTATCCCTCGCCTCAGCGCCTCCTGCCGCGGAGACCGCCGTCCCCTCCACCGAGCCTCGTACCGCACGTCCGGCCGAGGCCGAACTGCCGGGTGACAACACCGCACCGCGGCCGCTGGCGGCACAGCGGGTGCTGCCGCTGCGCAGACCCGGCCGCTGGATCGCCACGGCGATCGTGCTGGTGCTGGTCGCCCAGATCGTCCACGGGCTGGTGACCAACCCCTTCTATCAGTGGGACCGATTCCAGTACTGGTTCCTGCGCCCGACGATCCTTGATGGCCTGCTCATCACGCTCCAGGTGACGGCGTACAGTGCCGTGCTCGGTCTGCTCGGCGGCATCCTGATCGCCCTCGGCAGGCTCTCCCGGAGCCCGGTGCTGCGAGCGGTCAGCTGGACCTACACATGGCTGTTCCGTTCGGTCCCGCTGATCGTGGTGCTGCTGTTCCTCTACAACTTCAGCGCGCTGTACAAGACGCTGAGCCTCGGGGTGCCGTTCGGGCCCGCCTTCTTCACCTTCGACGAGTCCCGGCTCGCGACCGACATCGTCGTCGCGGTCGTCGGACTCAGCCTGAACGAGGCGGCGTACGCGTCCGAGGTGGTGCGCAGCGGCATCCTCGCGGTCGATCAGGGGCAGCACGAGGCGGCATCGGCACTCGGCCTGCCGAAGAGCTACCAGTTCACGAAGATCGTCTTTCCGCAGGCCCTGCGCTCCATCACCCCGAACTACGTGAATCTGCTGATCAACCTGATCAAGAGCACCTCGCTCGTCTTCTATGTGTCGCTGCTCGATCTGTTCGGCTCGGCGCAGAGCATGGGCAGCACCTACCCGGGTGACATCGTCCCGCTGCTGCTCGTCGCCACCGTCTGGTACCTGATCCTCACGAGTGCGGTCTCCGTCATCCAGTTCTACGTCGAGCGGTACGTCGCCAGGGGCGCGACGCGCACCCTTCCGCCGACGCCGTTGCAGAAGTTGCGGGCAGGTCTGCGTGATCTGCGAGCCCGAGCCCGGAGGGAAGCCGCGATATGA
- a CDS encoding flavin reductase family protein, translating to MIASKNRPARSSTAVAADDILRRTLRRHAAGVTVITVPGPAGFTATSFTSVSLRPALVSFYLGLDASTAPAVREAERFAVHILGTQNAEVARQFARSGVDRFQGVAWTEHEDGLPVLDGVSAWLTARVTLRQPIGDHLLVVGEVETGAAHQGATALVHHDGAFAAAHPLPPQPIRRAS from the coding sequence ATGATCGCTTCCAAGAACCGCCCCGCCCGGTCCTCCACGGCCGTTGCCGCCGACGACATACTCCGCCGCACGCTGCGACGCCACGCAGCCGGAGTAACGGTGATCACCGTCCCGGGCCCGGCCGGCTTCACCGCCACCTCCTTCACCTCCGTATCCCTGCGGCCGGCTCTCGTGTCCTTCTACCTGGGCCTCGACGCATCGACCGCGCCCGCCGTCCGGGAAGCCGAACGGTTCGCCGTCCACATTCTCGGCACCCAGAACGCCGAAGTGGCACGGCAGTTCGCGCGCAGTGGCGTCGACCGGTTCCAGGGCGTCGCCTGGACCGAGCACGAGGACGGCCTGCCCGTACTCGACGGCGTATCGGCCTGGCTCACCGCGCGGGTGACGTTGCGCCAGCCCATCGGCGACCACCTGCTGGTCGTGGGCGAGGTCGAGACCGGTGCGGCGCATCAGGGCGCGACGGCACTGGTGCATCACGACGGGGCCTTCGCCGCGGCCCATCCACTGCCCCCACAACCGATCCGTCGTGCTTCATGA
- a CDS encoding aminoglycoside phosphotransferase family protein, translated as MNTGQMHPGMHPIDDGLVRRLIAGQFPQWAGLAVERFPSGGTVNAMYRLGDDMVVRLPLVQGGANDVSVERAWLPRLAPHLPTTLPEALGEGEPAEGYPWPWSVYRWLAGENPEAGALSDPMLLARDLAGFVAAMRTITLSGAPQAHRGGPVASLDAETRAAIEQLRGIPQEGVDCDAATAVWEDALQAPGWDGPPVWLHADLMPGNLLVDGGRLTSVIDFGCLGAGDPACDLFPAWNLLPAEAREVFREALSVDDATWIRGRGRTLSQALIALPYYRRTNPAMAHNARHVIRTVLQEG; from the coding sequence ATGAACACAGGGCAGATGCATCCCGGCATGCATCCCATCGACGACGGCCTTGTACGGCGGCTGATCGCCGGGCAGTTCCCGCAGTGGGCGGGGCTGGCGGTCGAGCGGTTTCCGTCCGGTGGGACGGTCAACGCCATGTACCGGCTCGGCGATGACATGGTCGTACGGCTGCCGCTCGTGCAGGGCGGGGCCAACGACGTGTCGGTGGAGCGGGCGTGGCTGCCCCGGCTCGCGCCTCACCTGCCTACGACCCTCCCCGAGGCGCTCGGGGAGGGGGAGCCTGCGGAGGGGTACCCGTGGCCGTGGTCGGTGTACCGGTGGCTGGCGGGGGAGAATCCCGAGGCGGGAGCCCTGAGCGACCCGATGCTGCTGGCCAGGGATCTGGCCGGGTTCGTGGCGGCGATGCGGACCATCACCCTGTCGGGTGCGCCGCAGGCCCACCGCGGCGGGCCGGTCGCCTCGCTCGACGCGGAGACCCGGGCGGCGATCGAGCAGCTGCGCGGGATCCCACAGGAGGGCGTCGACTGCGATGCCGCCACAGCCGTATGGGAGGACGCGCTGCAGGCCCCCGGCTGGGACGGGCCGCCGGTGTGGCTGCACGCCGATCTCATGCCGGGCAATCTGCTGGTGGACGGTGGCAGGCTGACCTCGGTGATCGACTTCGGGTGCCTGGGGGCGGGCGATCCGGCCTGCGATCTGTTCCCCGCGTGGAATCTGCTGCCGGCCGAGGCGAGGGAAGTCTTCCGCGAGGCGCTGAGCGTGGACGACGCGACCTGGATCCGCGGCCGGGGACGGACACTCTCGCAGGCACTGATCGCGCTGCCGTACTACCGCAGGACGAACCCGGCGATGGCGCACAATGCCCGGCACGTGATCCGGACGGTGCTGCAAGAGGGCTGA
- a CDS encoding nitrate- and nitrite sensing domain-containing protein — MQWRNWRLPVKLAAVLTVPALLGVASSVVQIRHEVASAEEYADIQQLVELRGDLTTLIGGLRQERTLSAEKLGDRTPVDRAALRRQALDVDHAGATVRRTASKYCHLDQVSKTRYDEAGTFLRRLPALRGQVNSGRIAAWSATQQYSAVIKSALDLDQALVNQFGDPQLSRPATASYDLEVAQEQISLQHVLLLEAARRGSMEDRELSRALQDSDTRMRDKLADFRALATPAQEQSYEETVTGADVKRRAQLVKAALSEPEASEGPGRGSSWQIPVKDWKVSSERTGELMNKAQLRLAHDLRTVSARLQDQTSDRAGAASVILLAVLLLAVGIGVLIGRYLLRSLVVLRSTALEVAEHRLPAAVVNIREGRTADAVVESVPVHTTEEFGELARAFEAVHGQAVRLAVEQATLRSDLRNTLVNLSRRSQSLVERQLRLMEQLERHEEDPDQLANLFKLDHLATRMRRNNENLMVLSGSELARRFDPLVPLGNVLRAAVSEIEHYQRVVVQLPAPLEVIGYAAGDLARLVAELMDNATSFSPPDTQVVIGSSRRRDGSALIDILDQGIGMNDAELAEANRRVAVGSSADVPTSRQMGLFVVGRLATRHGIGVKLTMDQKGSGLRALVLVPAGLVKEEASSTVGRAGTPLSTPDTKPASQVAALRTTDTVTAPPLPRRGDDRVTATARVDDSATTSGSPPDAAEPDRLADTGSFATESAPCPPTPPVTEDAPDVTQDAPAVTDSGPANGTPVNGHTLQDVMHRPVPPTPSGTADPRDAATSWFRPATPERPGAGPQDIARAPAQPAANAGDPAASQDTDGFSWFAAGSARPPAARPLDPPQPQPTAGPPKPAAPRRPPAAAPTGAAEAADHTRVGLPKRVPRANLAPGLAAPRAGGVGDVPVSDDVRVSQDARRTRGFLNSYQAGIRQARPDET; from the coding sequence GTGCAGTGGCGGAACTGGCGGCTGCCCGTCAAGCTGGCCGCCGTCCTGACGGTGCCGGCGCTGCTCGGCGTCGCCTCGTCAGTGGTGCAGATCCGGCACGAGGTCGCCAGCGCGGAGGAATACGCGGACATTCAGCAGCTGGTCGAACTGCGAGGTGATCTGACGACGTTGATCGGAGGGCTGCGGCAGGAGCGGACCCTGTCCGCCGAGAAGCTGGGCGACCGCACGCCCGTCGACCGGGCCGCGCTCCGGCGGCAGGCCCTGGACGTCGATCACGCCGGAGCGACCGTCAGGCGCACGGCCAGCAAGTACTGCCACCTCGACCAGGTCTCCAAGACCCGGTACGACGAGGCGGGCACGTTCCTGCGACGATTGCCTGCGCTGCGCGGCCAGGTGAACTCGGGAAGGATCGCGGCCTGGAGCGCCACGCAGCAGTACAGCGCGGTCATCAAGAGTGCACTGGATCTGGACCAGGCCCTGGTCAACCAGTTCGGCGACCCCCAGCTCTCCCGGCCGGCCACCGCGTCGTACGACCTGGAGGTGGCCCAGGAGCAGATCAGCCTCCAGCACGTCCTCCTCCTGGAGGCGGCCAGGCGCGGCAGCATGGAGGACCGGGAGCTCAGCCGGGCACTACAGGACTCCGACACCAGGATGCGGGACAAGCTCGCCGACTTCCGGGCCTTGGCCACCCCCGCGCAGGAGCAGTCCTACGAGGAAACCGTGACCGGTGCGGACGTCAAACGGCGCGCCCAACTGGTGAAAGCCGCGCTGTCCGAGCCGGAGGCGTCCGAGGGCCCGGGGCGGGGTTCTTCGTGGCAGATCCCGGTCAAGGACTGGAAGGTCAGCTCCGAGCGAACCGGCGAGCTGATGAACAAGGCGCAGCTCCGGCTCGCCCACGACCTGCGTACGGTCTCCGCCAGGTTGCAGGACCAAACCAGCGACCGGGCGGGGGCGGCGTCCGTGATCCTGCTGGCGGTGCTGCTGCTCGCGGTGGGTATCGGTGTGCTGATCGGCCGCTATCTGCTGCGGTCGCTGGTCGTACTCCGCTCGACCGCCCTGGAGGTGGCCGAGCACCGGCTGCCGGCCGCGGTCGTGAACATCCGCGAGGGCCGTACAGCGGACGCGGTGGTCGAGTCGGTGCCGGTGCACACCACCGAGGAGTTCGGGGAGCTCGCGCGGGCCTTCGAGGCAGTACACGGCCAGGCCGTGCGGCTGGCGGTGGAGCAGGCCACGCTGCGCAGCGATCTCCGGAACACCCTGGTCAACCTGTCCCGGCGCAGCCAGAGCCTGGTGGAGCGTCAGTTGCGGCTGATGGAGCAGCTGGAACGGCATGAGGAGGACCCCGATCAGCTGGCCAACCTGTTCAAGCTCGACCATCTCGCGACCCGGATGCGCCGCAACAACGAGAACCTGATGGTGCTCTCCGGCAGCGAGCTGGCCCGCCGCTTCGATCCGCTCGTGCCGCTGGGCAACGTGCTGCGGGCCGCGGTTTCCGAGATCGAGCACTATCAGCGCGTCGTGGTGCAACTACCGGCGCCCCTGGAGGTGATCGGGTACGCGGCCGGTGACCTGGCGCGGCTGGTCGCCGAGCTGATGGACAACGCCACCAGCTTCTCCCCGCCGGACACCCAGGTGGTCATCGGCAGCAGCCGGCGGCGCGACGGTTCGGCGCTGATCGACATCCTGGACCAGGGCATCGGGATGAACGACGCCGAACTGGCCGAGGCCAACCGGCGGGTGGCAGTGGGCTCTTCTGCGGACGTGCCCACCTCGCGGCAGATGGGCCTGTTCGTGGTCGGTCGGCTGGCGACTCGGCACGGCATCGGCGTGAAGCTGACAATGGATCAGAAGGGCAGCGGTCTACGGGCCTTGGTGCTCGTACCGGCCGGACTGGTGAAGGAGGAAGCCTCAAGCACCGTGGGCCGAGCGGGAACCCCGCTGAGCACGCCGGACACCAAGCCCGCCTCGCAGGTGGCGGCACTCCGGACGACCGATACGGTCACCGCACCCCCGTTGCCGCGCCGGGGCGATGACCGGGTGACCGCCACAGCCCGTGTCGACGACTCCGCCACGACCTCCGGGTCCCCTCCCGACGCCGCCGAGCCGGACCGCCTGGCCGACACCGGTTCGTTCGCGACCGAGTCCGCGCCATGCCCGCCCACACCACCCGTCACCGAGGACGCGCCGGACGTCACCCAGGACGCGCCCGCCGTCACCGACAGCGGCCCCGCGAACGGGACACCGGTGAACGGCCACACCCTCCAGGACGTCATGCACCGGCCGGTGCCTCCGACGCCGTCCGGAACCGCAGACCCACGCGACGCCGCCACCTCCTGGTTCCGGCCGGCCACGCCGGAGCGGCCCGGGGCCGGCCCTCAGGACATCGCACGCGCACCCGCACAGCCCGCCGCGAACGCGGGCGACCCGGCAGCATCACAAGACACCGACGGATTCTCCTGGTTCGCGGCCGGGTCGGCCCGCCCGCCAGCGGCACGGCCCCTGGACCCCCCGCAACCACAACCCACCGCAGGCCCCCCAAAACCCGCCGCGCCGCGCCGACCGCCCGCGGCCGCGCCGACGGGAGCCGCGGAGGCAGCCGACCACACGCGGGTCGGACTGCCCAAGCGGGTGCCGCGCGCGAACCTGGCACCGGGACTGGCCGCACCGCGCGCCGGTGGCGTCGGTGACGTACCTGTGAGCGATGACGTGCGCGTAAGTCAGGACGCCCGCCGGACCCGCGGATTCCTCAACAGCTACCAGGCAGGAATCCGTCAGGCGCGCCCCGATGAGACGTGA
- a CDS encoding amino acid ABC transporter ATP-binding protein, translating into MTTEITETLSNEIRPAAVQVHGVHKWYGAHRVLDGVELTVRPGEVTVILGPSGSGKSTLLRVINHLEKPEVGYVSVNGEPIGIHRHGERLKELSERVILGQRSRIGFVFQNFNLFPHLTALDNVAAAPLATGKLTKPKAQELAHELLGRVGLADKVGAYPRQLSGGQQQRVAIARALALRPGVILFDEPTSALDPELVGEVLAVIKDLATSGTTLIIVTHEIAFAREVADRIVFIDEGRIVEQGPPTEVLDHPQHERTRGFLSKVL; encoded by the coding sequence ATGACCACCGAGATTACCGAGACGCTGAGCAACGAGATACGACCGGCCGCGGTCCAGGTCCACGGCGTGCACAAGTGGTACGGCGCCCACCGGGTACTGGACGGTGTCGAGTTGACCGTGCGGCCCGGCGAGGTCACCGTGATCCTCGGGCCGTCCGGGTCCGGCAAGTCCACCCTGCTGCGGGTGATCAACCACCTGGAGAAGCCGGAGGTCGGGTACGTCAGCGTGAACGGTGAGCCGATCGGCATACACCGGCACGGTGAGAGGCTCAAGGAGCTGAGTGAACGGGTCATCCTGGGCCAGCGCAGCCGGATCGGCTTCGTCTTCCAGAACTTCAACCTCTTCCCGCACCTGACCGCGCTGGACAACGTGGCCGCCGCTCCCCTGGCCACCGGGAAGCTGACCAAGCCCAAGGCCCAGGAGCTGGCCCACGAACTGCTCGGCCGGGTGGGCCTGGCCGACAAGGTCGGCGCCTATCCGCGGCAGTTGTCCGGCGGCCAGCAGCAGCGGGTGGCCATCGCCCGCGCCCTCGCCCTGCGGCCGGGGGTCATCCTCTTCGACGAACCCACCTCCGCACTCGATCCCGAACTGGTCGGCGAGGTATTGGCCGTCATCAAGGACCTGGCCACCAGCGGCACCACCCTCATCATCGTCACCCACGAGATCGCCTTCGCCCGTGAGGTGGCCGACCGGATCGTCTTCATCGACGAGGGCCGGATCGTCGAACAGGGTCCCCCCACCGAAGTGTTGGACCATCCGCAACACGAGCGGACCAGGGGCTTCCTGAGCAAGGTGCTCTGA
- a CDS encoding ABC transporter substrate-binding protein has protein sequence MRTLNLRSSLLRGLSTGTAIATLAAGLAACGGNSDAAGKSASQAPGTVTVGAHANGAAKETALKVSEVKSISAELPKAIAKKGKLVIGVGALPTGSVPLNFIGDDQKTLTGSEPDFGRLVAAVLGLQPEVKNLTWENLFVGIDSGKIDAAFSNVTDTEERKKRYEFATYRQDNLGFEVPKKSTWTFDDDYRNLAGKTVAVQRGTNQEKVLLEWKAKLKKQGKDLTVKYYPDNNSVYLALNSGKIDAYFGPNPSIAYHTTHTANTPNATRSAGKFSGAGAKLQGLIAATSKKDSGLAKPVSEAINYLIKNGQYAKWLAAWNLSNEAVSTSKINPPGLPLDNS, from the coding sequence ATGCGCACCCTCAACCTCCGCAGCAGCCTCCTCCGCGGCCTCTCCACGGGCACCGCCATCGCTACCCTCGCCGCCGGCCTCGCCGCCTGCGGGGGCAACAGCGACGCGGCCGGCAAGTCCGCCAGCCAGGCGCCCGGGACGGTCACCGTGGGAGCCCATGCCAACGGGGCAGCCAAGGAGACCGCGCTCAAGGTGTCCGAGGTCAAGTCCATCAGCGCCGAACTGCCGAAGGCCATTGCCAAGAAGGGCAAGCTGGTCATCGGCGTCGGCGCCCTGCCCACCGGTTCCGTGCCACTGAACTTCATTGGCGACGACCAGAAGACGCTCACCGGATCCGAGCCCGACTTCGGCCGACTGGTGGCCGCTGTCCTCGGCCTCCAGCCCGAGGTGAAGAACCTCACCTGGGAGAACCTGTTCGTCGGCATCGACAGTGGCAAGATCGACGCGGCCTTCTCCAACGTCACCGACACCGAGGAGCGCAAGAAGAGGTACGAGTTCGCCACCTACCGGCAGGACAACCTGGGGTTCGAAGTGCCCAAGAAGAGCACCTGGACCTTCGACGACGACTACCGGAACCTGGCCGGCAAGACGGTCGCGGTGCAACGGGGCACCAACCAGGAAAAGGTCCTGCTGGAGTGGAAGGCGAAGCTGAAGAAGCAGGGCAAGGACCTCACCGTCAAGTACTACCCGGACAACAACAGCGTCTACCTGGCGCTGAACAGCGGGAAGATCGACGCCTACTTCGGCCCCAATCCCAGCATCGCCTACCACACCACCCACACGGCGAATACCCCCAACGCGACCCGTAGCGCCGGCAAGTTCTCCGGCGCGGGCGCAAAGCTGCAGGGGCTGATCGCCGCGACCTCGAAGAAGGACAGCGGGCTGGCGAAGCCGGTCTCCGAGGCGATCAACTACCTGATCAAGAACGGTCAGTACGCCAAGTGGCTGGCGGCCTGGAACCTCTCCAACGAGGCCGTCAGCACCTCCAAGATCAACCCGCCTGGCCTGCCGCTCGACAACTCCTGA